In the genome of Fervidobacterium nodosum Rt17-B1, the window GGGGACTCGCGGAACGTATAGCTTTCAACAGCGCAGATGAGATAGCTGTGCAATATTTCCTTGAAAAAAAGATTTTATTTGGTAAAATTGAAAAAATAGTAACTAAAACCGTAGAAGAGGTGCAAAAAAGGGCCATAACAGTTAATTCACTCGAAGATGTTTACAAAGTTGACGAACTATCAAGAAAAATAACAGAGGAGGTTTTATATGACTGTATTAATTAACATAATTTCTTTCTTAGCAGTATTCATGTTCATTGTTGTTGTACATGAGTTTGGGCATTTTCTCTTTGCCCGTCTGTTCGGTGTAAAGGTTCACGAATTTGCGATTGGATTTGGACCAGAGATTTTTAGAAAGAAAGGTAAAAAAACAGACTTCAGGATTAACATATTCCCACTTGGTGGGTATGTTCGCTTGAAAGGTGAAGACCCATCTGAAGAGGAAGACCCAGATTCTTTGTATGGAATATCCGCATGGAAGAGATTTCTTGTTGTATTTGCTGGACCTTTATTTTCCATATTAGCGGGATATTTGCTTTTTGTAATCATCATTTCCGCATGGGGATATACACCTATAATCATCGATAAAGTAATCCCTAACTCGGCAGCTGAAGAGGCAGGTTTGAAAGATGGAGATATCGTTTTAAAGTTAAATGGTAAGTACATATTTGATACGGTCGATATGACCGATTCAATAAGAAAGGGAAGAGCTATAGAACTTGAGATTCTTAGAGATGGGCAGAGAATGAATTTAGTGGTCACACCAAAACTTTCTAACGCCCAGTATTATCTTTACCTAAAAGATGTGCGTGGTGATATAGGCGGAAAAATAGAAACGGTAAATAATTTAGAGTTTGAAACGTATGTTAAAAATTACAAGAAAGAGCTAGTTACGATAAAATCTGAAGCAGGAGAGCTTAATTGTGTTATAGATAGTCTAAATTCTTTGCCTGAAAGATACACGATAGGTATTTATTACGGCCAATTTTCAAATGTTTTCGCTAAAGATGTTGAACCATTCAAAGTCGGAGATAATCTACTGCAAGTTGAAGATATGAAAATCCAAAGTGGCACAGATTTACTCGACCTTGTAACAGCTCTTAATCTGAAACCCGATGAGTTATACGTGGTAGCGAATGGTAACGTAGTTGAAAGCGTTGTAAAACCTCTTCCAGAAAGGGTAAAAGTTGTGTACTCAACTTCCAATGGTGAAATTAAGGAAATCGTCTTGGATAAATCAAAATTACTTGAAGCACTTTCAACGCCAGGTGCTTTAAAAGAAAGAAGTACAAGGTTAAAACCAAGGGGTATCGAAGGGATAAAATTAGCAATCGCAAGAAGTAATAGAT includes:
- a CDS encoding M50 family metallopeptidase, whose amino-acid sequence is MTVLINIISFLAVFMFIVVVHEFGHFLFARLFGVKVHEFAIGFGPEIFRKKGKKTDFRINIFPLGGYVRLKGEDPSEEEDPDSLYGISAWKRFLVVFAGPLFSILAGYLLFVIIISAWGYTPIIIDKVIPNSAAEEAGLKDGDIVLKLNGKYIFDTVDMTDSIRKGRAIELEILRDGQRMNLVVTPKLSNAQYYLYLKDVRGDIGGKIETVNNLEFETYVKNYKKELVTIKSEAGELNCVIDSLNSLPERYTIGIYYGQFSNVFAKDVEPFKVGDNLLQVEDMKIQSGTDLLDLVTALNLKPDELYVVANGNVVESVVKPLPERVKVVYSTSNGEIKEIVLDKSKLLEALSTPGALKERSTRLKPRGIEGIKLAIARSNRLALYIWKTLPGIFVGKNIQDVTGPVGMVQIIGQAAQIGLETILTIVAVITINLGIFNLFPLPALDGGRIVFALIEMITRKKINRNVENIIHTIGFFILLGLVIFITFIDIGRFFR